The Bacteroidales bacterium genome includes the window GCATTGAATGAGCTGTTTAAACCTGTAAGAATTCCAATAAATACCCCTAATATAAATGAAATCAGAAAACCTAATAATCCCCGAAAAATTGTTAAACTAACAGCAGGCAAAAAATCTTTTGAAATAATTATTTCAAAAAAAGTTTTAAGTGTTTTTTCAGGAGACGGAACAATTAATTCAGACTTCATATAAAAGGCAATAATTTTCCATATTACCAGTATTAAAACAATTGAAAAGACTGTTATTAATTTATTTTTTGTAATAAAATTCTTCATCAGGCAATTTTCCTCCTGTTATTTTAGGGTCGAAGTTATAAAATATTTCAAGATATTTATTTATTCCATCTTTAATATTGTATGCATATTCAAATTTAATATTTGACCGTGAAATAGAACTTTGAGCAACTTTTTCGTTTAATATAATATTATATTTCACAATTAGTTTTGAAGCTTCAACAGTATTCCTGTTTACCCATTCCGAAGATTTTTTATATTCAGTTAAAAATTCATCAACTAAATCTTTATGTTTACTTGCAAATTCCGGATTTACAATCAAAGCAGTTTGTGTAAGAGGTATTTCTCCTTGTGTAGCAATTTCCCACTCTTTATCAAAGCTAAAAATCGGCTTTACTTTTGGATTTTTCGCTATTACCATACTTACAAGTGGCTCTGAAATAACAGCAAGTTTTGCTTTATTTGCCGCAACTGCATTTGCTAATTCTATATGTGTGGGAAATGAATAATCTAATTTAACATCATTTTCAGGGTCAATATTATTTTTTTCTAACAAAAATCTAAACATTACATCAGGTGTCATACCGCGTGCCATTACGTATATATGTTTGTTTTTCAGGTCATTCCATTCTTTAATACAAGTATCTTCACCAAAAAGATATAATGTTCCCCAAACAGGTATTGCAGCTAATTTATATTGAACTCCTTTATTATATAATAATGCTGCAAAAGTTGTTGGTAAAATAGCAAAATCGGTTTCATTCTGAAGAAGCAAAGCCCTTATTTGTATCGGCTCATCTTTTATAATAAATTCTGCTTTTATGTTTTTATCCTTAAAAACTTTGCTGTCAATCATCTTAACCATACTCATTGCAGACGGACCTTTAAGTGTAGCGATTTTTACAACAGTATTTTCCTTTGTTTTATTTTGTTTTTCTTTGCAAGAAATTAAAATTAGTAGTATGAAAAGAAAAATATAATTATTTATTTTTTTTTGCATTTTTTTATTGGATTATAATTAGTGTCGTTCAGTATATAAAATGTAGGCGAT containing:
- a CDS encoding ABC transporter substrate-binding protein, with translation MQKKINNYIFLFILLILISCKEKQNKTKENTVVKIATLKGPSAMSMVKMIDSKVFKDKNIKAEFIIKDEPIQIRALLLQNETDFAILPTTFAALLYNKGVQYKLAAIPVWGTLYLFGEDTCIKEWNDLKNKHIYVMARGMTPDVMFRFLLEKNNIDPENDVKLDYSFPTHIELANAVAANKAKLAVISEPLVSMVIAKNPKVKPIFSFDKEWEIATQGEIPLTQTALIVNPEFASKHKDLVDEFLTEYKKSSEWVNRNTVEASKLIVKYNIILNEKVAQSSISRSNIKFEYAYNIKDGINKYLEIFYNFDPKITGGKLPDEEFYYKK